TTCCTCAATTACCTCGATATGGACTGCTCTTGATGTAAGGCAGGTAAACAGAACAGCCCAACGTTTGTTTGCAGCTTGACCGCCCCTCGTACGTCTGCTCACGACATGCCATGGACCGAAACAGTCAAGCCCAACTGACGTGAAAGGAGGACCTGGCCTCAAACGATCTGTTGGCAGATCAGCCATCTTCTGACATCCCAATCCTCCACGAAGTCGTTGGCATTTCACACAATGATGGATGACAGACATAACAAGCCGCTTGGCTCCTGTTATCCAGAACCCTGCTTCTCTAATGGCACCTTCTGTAAAGTGTCGACCCTGGTGTTTGACCCTCTCATGGTAATGTTGTACTACCAATCTAGAAGTATGGTGTTTACCCGGAAGGATAATGGGATACTTTTCGACAACTCCCAAGTCTGAATTTCGAAGACGCCCTCCGACCCTCAACGTCCCTTCTTCGTCTATAACTGGATTTAAGCTTACAATTGAACTGTCTTTTGGTATTCGACTGTTATTCTGTATAGAGtcaatttctttgaaatacacCTCTCTCTGGACTGACTGAATCACAATTTTCTCGCAAATGTTTTCAGCTCATGATTTTCAACGTGCTCATTGTCAATGGAGTCACTGGCGCCATGTAGCTTCCTATAAACACGTCGCACAAATCTTTTCAAGACCACCAGTGCATTCACCAATCTACtccactgagagaaagtttcaAAGCCTCTTGTGTTTAGATATGTCTTAgacacaatatttgtttttatgcactGTATGACTGGACGTATCTCTGGGTCGTCTGCTGGAGAGTGAAGCTGGTACATGTCTTCTGTGTCGCGTGTCTCGGTGAGAAGAAAACTTGGTCCGCAAAGCCAAATGCTGTCTTGAAGAGTTTCTGCCGGTGTGGGTCTCGTACCCAGGTCCGCCGGGTTTTCTTTAGTAGGCACAAAACACCACTGATCAGGTCTCGAGAGTTTTAGAATTCTACTGACACGGTTTTCTACGTACACATAGAACCGTCTCACACGGTTATGGAGGTATCCGAGTACCACTCTACTGTCTGTGTAAAATCTCATTTGTCCAACTGGCATGTGTAAGTGTTCACAAATGATGTCCGCTAATTCTACAGCTAATACCGCTGCACACAACTCTAACCTTGGAATTGTATGTCCGTGTTTGGGTGAAACCTTAGATTTTCCTATGATGAAGCCAACACTCGTGTCTCCATTTGCATCTATTGTCTTAAGGTAGGCGACAGCAGCTATTGCTTTCTCGGATGCATCCGAAAATATGTGAATCTGTTGGTCAACTGTAGCACTAAGTGACCCTTCAAGGTAAGTTCGTGGGACTTTCAAGTCCTCAAGATGTTTTAATGATTCGCACCATTTTACCCATTGATCCCTAGTGTCGACTGGCAATGGCTCATCCCAGTCTGGAGATTTCGACATCAGGTCCCTCATGATGATCCGTCCATGGACTACGACAGGGGAGATAAATCCCAGAGGGTCAAAAAGACTGTTCAGTGTAGACAAAATACCGCGTCTTGTGCATGGCTTGATTTCTTCAGAAATTGTGAACGTGAAATAATCAGAATCTAGGTTCCAGTTCATTCCAAGACTTCTCTGTACAGGGAGATTCTCATGTCCCAAGTCTAGATCTTTTAGATCTTTCGCCAGATCTTCTTTCGGGAAAGCCTTCATGACCTCTCTGCTGTTTGATGATATCTTGTGTAGCTTCAACTTTCCACCAGTATCCAGTGCCTGTTGAGTCCGTTTCATCAAGTCTATCGCCTCTTGTGGAGTCTGCAGTGAAACAAGACCGTCATCAACGTAGAAATCTTGTAGTACAAAATTAGCCACATCTGACCCGTATGTGTCTTCCACCATCAGTACACTCTTGTGAAGCCCGTAAGTAGCTATTGCAGGAGACGGGCTGTTCCCGAACACGTGCACACACATTCTGTATTCTACTAGTGGCAACTCAGGGTTGTTGTCCTTGAACCAAAAAACCTCAGGTAGTTACGGTCCTTCTCTTCAACATGGAATTGGTAGAACATCTGTTGGATGTCGGCAGAAACTGCAACGGGCTCTCTTCTAAATCTCATAAGGACACCAAGCAAGCTATTATGTAAGTCTGGTCCAGTCATTAGCACTCTGTTCAGTGATAGACCCATATATGTGGCTGAAGAGTCAAAGACCACTCGAATCTGATCAACTTTCTTAGGGTGGTATATACCAAATATAGGTAGATACCAGCATTCAGTGTCCGACATTACTGGAGCTGCTACTTCAGCATGGCCATTGTCTATCATTCCCTGCATAAACTGCATAAAATGACGTTGCTTTGTTTCATTCTTTCTCAAATTGTCAACCAAGCGGTTCATTCTGTTCAGCACCATGTTCCTATTGTTTGGCAACCTTGGTCTAGAAGATTTGAATGGCAAAGGTGCAGTCCAACTGCCTTTACTGTTTTTCTTGAACCCACTGTCCATGATTCCTAGAAATTCCTTATCTTCGATAGACGTGCCTATTTTCTCATCTCTATCAGTCACTAGGAATACTTGTGATTCCTCATCGCTGTCCAAGTTGTCATTCAAATGTCTACCAACGTCTTTGACTATCAGCTTATTTTGGCACTCTGGAAACACAGAACTTCTCCCGTCTACGTGTACGAATGTCTTCTTCACAGTGATGGTCGGCTGGTGAACCTTGCCTAGACATGTCTCGCCAATCACAACCCAGCCTAGACTTAACTTCTGTGCATACGGTGAACCTCTTGGACCAGTCCTCTGTTCAAGTACGTGGTGGGCCTCTGGCAAGTCCCTCCCCAATAGAAGCAAAATCTCTGCTGATGGATCGACTTCGGGTATATGAGCCGAAATGTCTTCTAGATGTGAATGGTAAAGTGCGCTGTCTGGCGTTGGGATCTCATCTCTCATATCTGGGATCTGATTGCATTCAGTCAGGGATGGCAGATTCAGTGAGGATGAACCATCAAAACTACTGATGACAAAACATATCAGAGTCAGCCCTACGACCTGTCGTGTTTGTGACGCCAGCACACGATGACAACCTGTATGGCACTTCAGTGTATCCTTCTTCAAATAAGTTGAAGAACTCGGGCCGAGCTAGCGACCTATTGCTTTGGTCGTCTATGAGGGCATACATCTTTTTCTCTTTGACTGGATTGTTTATGCTATGTACTGTCACTAGAACTACCTTAGCACATGATTTTCCCATGGAGATGTTGCGACCACAGATCTTTGTGCATGCAGAGCGAATGTCGCCACTCCCACTGTCGGCTGAACGAGCCTCCCCGCCATGCGCATGTAGGGCTGTTGGATGGCTGTTTAAGTTACACACAGTGCATATCACTCGTTCCTGGCATGAATTTGCCCTGTGATTGGTTGACAACCcacatttgaaacataatttattgtctCTAAAGTACTTTTTTCTGACTCCAAAGGGCTTGTTAATGAAAAAACCTACATCCATTTAGGTTGTGGCCAACCACATTGTGGTAACTGCAAGTATTCATGTCAGTAGGTGCCACTGCCACTTCTGTTTTATAACTTCGGATTCTTTGTCCTTCGTTGACACTATCTCTAGAGTTCTTGACCTTTTTCCCAATACtgtctttttgtgtgttttgctCGTAAACAAAGCTTGGATTGTTCAACATTGAACTCATGTCACAAACAAACATTGCAAACTCTGAGAATGGTGGATACACAACGTCATTTCTCTTCATGTACTTGATTGCTCTATGTGTCCATTTTGACTGAATGTGGTATGGCAGCTTCTGGACAATGGGGTTAACGCCTGTAGATGAGTCGAAGTACGCCAACACAGAACTATACGTGGGGCTCTGCTTGGTAGCCTGTATCTCCGCCAAAAGGTCACTGAGATCATATAATCTGTGCTGATCTTTAGTTGTGATTCTCGGGAACTCTGACAGTTTACGTttaagggtcatttcaataaCTTCCGGAGCACCATATCGCTCGTCAAGTCTCTTCCAGACCTTAACAAGGGCTTGCTGAGGGTCGCTTATATAGGCCGTTTTGATGCTGATAGCATGTTTCTTTGATTGAGGGCCAAGCCACTTCACTAATAAATCTAGTTCCTCTACACATGTGACATTCAACTCACTCACTACATTGCTGAAGCCCTCTTTCCACATCAAGTATTTGTCTGCAGCATCATTAAAGGTATACAGTCTATTAAACAGTAGGTCTTTCTTTATCAGAAATTTTGACAGTTCGGTTGCAAGCGACGGGATTTGTTCATCGGACTCACGGTGAGACACTGACCCAGCAACACTTTCGACATAGATTCTCGTTCTTTCCTCGGGTCGAACCTCAGCGATTTCATGGACACTTATAGACCCCGGATTTGTTTCAGTCTCTTCTTCTTCACAGGCCCTTTGTTCCTTCAACGTATTCAATTCTGCCTGAATCTCCGACATCTCCCTCTCTATCTTAGCTGCGGCCATGGCCTCCTGCTCTCTAAGTGCTGCTTCCTTCTTTCTTAACAGTAACTCTTTCTCTGCATAAGCAACACGTCTCTTCGCTCCTTCTGCCTTTATCATTGCCTTTGATGCGTTTGAAGTATTTGATCTATTTGATCTCACTGACTTGACCTCAGCTTCTAACATTGTCTTTGCATGTTCAATGTCCTTTAGCACTTTCTCGACATGTCTATTATACTGACTGTCTATCTCGTTATATTCACTAATAAGTCTCTGACCTTCGTACGAACGTGATTGTTCCAGAAATGTCACATAGTCTCTAACCATCAGTTTGTACTGAGCGTAGCTCAAACATAATGTGGAATGTATGTCCTTCAATAGGTCTCTATTTTCACAATTTGTATCTACCTTTGCAATGATATTGTCAACTGTATGCCGTTCTGCTGACAGCTGGCTTTTGTATCGTTCCACTTTCTCTGTGAAATTATCTAATGCTTTCTCCGTGAGCCGTATCAGGCGTCTTTCTTCAAGGTCGACCCCAGGGTCCTCTGTGTCTTTACTGGCCATCTTGCTGTTCGTAGGTTATTCACTGTACTGTGGCACGAGAAACAACTAGAGTGCGGCAGCTATCTTTTATTCTACTCATTCGTTCGATCGTGAATAACTGAAAATAGAACCAAACCAATGTTCAAGATTCAGTTAACACAACATTTCACATAAGCAATTTcctaaacaaataacaaacaataatcaaaatatgaGACAAGAGTGAGTAACAGAGCTTACTTAAGCTATACATCAAGAAGGTACGTGCCAAAAACTGCAAAAGTAGCTTGCAAAACAGGTTTCACGAAAACTACTTACAAAGTGGTTCGACTCgcaaaatacaaagaaatgcaTGGTATTATCGCAAAACCGTAAAAGgtgcttaatatatatatcaaaaggtATTATGTGATGGACAAAACCTACCCTATGGGCCACAAATGACCAAGTAAAAAGCCAAAGctcaaaacaattttgtttgcatgttttctTCACGCGGTAAATATGGACGACAAATTTACCTCCTCAAGAAAGAGCTCCCAAATACAGAACAAGCAGAGTAAATCATGGCACGAACGAAGCGACAGTCAATACAGAGTTGTTCCCCTTATTAAACTGCAGCACAAACTTGGAACTGTAACTATCTGTTACAGAACAATATGCATGGGGAATTCAAAAAGGTATTTGGCAACATAGCTCGAAAACTGTCCCTGGTCTGATTTGCAGTCCTTTACAAATAGCAGATTTAGCAATGCATCTTTATACTGTAATAAGTCAGGTGAGGAACAAGACGGAAAGGGAGAAGAAGAGATCGGAAACGTGTTCAACGCCTTAAAACGTTAAACAAAAGTAACGTTGACCATGTGAAAGGTGGCTGAAAACcagaaaaatgtgtttgtgtcaCACTATTTATACGTCTTTTGCGGTATCAGCCCTGTGAGAACTGTTaccattttgttcaaatatgcCCATAAGCAAGAGAACATACTTCAACGTTGATAAAAATTGGCATTGTAAATTGACCAATAATCCATTACCAAATGTTTGTTGTGCTGTGGCAGCTTAGTTTCTGTCTTATATTAAATCCTTATTTACTTCAGTGATTTGGAATCACTTCAGCTCAGTATGTGTGTATATCATAAGGGACTCTAATGGGGGGTGATTATAAGCTGATTATATAATTGCATAAtgctttatattattattatgtttcctATTGTTGTAAGGCGACGGTTTACTATCTAGTAAGCTTcatatgcattttcttttattgttcTATTCAACAATTGTTCAAATTCAAGCATTACTGAGTAATCCCCAGTTGATGGTATATTGAGAAACTAATAAAATAACTGTTTACATTTCAGTAACAAATAGATAAAATGCATTCAATCCGCCTTTTTTACCGAAATAAATCACGCCATGATCAATATCGTGAcggtaataaaaaaaacaaagtcaCGAAACAATAATGTAAACGTTTCATAAATATGACTGATGAAACTTGACAaccttcaaataaaacatttaccttTCCCTACTGAATATAAAGCCACGAGGCAAAAAGGAACGTATGTTTCAATGAAACATTCTATAACTTTCTAGTTAGTAACTTTGCTTTGGCATCAAACTCTTATATGTGCAtcaaaataacacatataaacTGTAAATTATTGTGACGATTTTCTACACATTACTTTGACAATCGTAAAACATTTACAGTGATAacagttaaaaatgttaaacagtTACTAGCTTGAAACGCCTTACATGTACGTAACATTGTCACTttctaaacatttttacaagtataatttgaaatcattgGGCTCGGAATAACGTCGGCCatgtttcctttgaaaaaaaatcctttagTATCATTATCGacagatacatgtacaaaagGCAGGGCACGCAGACACTGGTTGAGTTCGATGCCCGGCGGCCGTCCGCATTGTTCTGGCGacatatttctttcatattaattGATCTGATATGGCGGATTCCGGTCCTTAATTTTTGacatcattttgaatttgaatcaATTAACGACATACCATGAAATCAATGAAACATCGAAACCAACCTTATTACGAAGTGTAAACAGTAAGCTGTTTGCTTGACAGATGGTGTTTGGATAATCTGTCCTCACGGGCAAACTGCACTGCGTGCACACAAAGTCAACAAAACGCATCTTTCTGCAGGAGATATATCGTGGTAACATCAGTACTGGATGGCCAAAGCcttcttaaaggcctagtttaagaaatgtttggcatgataatccctaAGGGCCATTTAGgttccatttttataataaaacatcccaaactgcacagcaggatactcagattggaaatcggataagacaattaggcagtAAGATTAAGAttaattaacagaggttgtacaaatacacgtttttttttgtttgtttttttttggggggggggaggggggggggtcacttatagaggGTTTAAACCAGGCCTTTAAGCTAGTTATTAACGAAATAACGATCAAAGATTTTAAGCTAATCGCCATCGCGCCAAATGAGCCAGTGCAATGCAAGGCTCCACCGCCAAAAAAGTACTTTTTTAAGAGAAAGGGTACCCTTTCATCCTGTCAGAATACGACATATGTGTTGATATGTTGCGTCAGACGATTGGAAAGACTCCATTTCACGGAACAGTACAAGTGCTGCCAATATGCTTGCAATTAACATCGCGGAAGTTTCAATCAACTCGAATCGAATAGTGAGAACTTAagatattgatataattataacaacaaTGGATCATAACTTTAAGGGCctgcagcgatgcaaaagtgggtggggaaggtaaAAAACCATGCTTGTTAAAGCTAGTGATGAATGAAGAACAGTTTGAGGTAAATCGAAATCACACCATATCAGCCTGTGCTGCCACAAATGTACTTTATTAAGTGGAAGTGTAGATGTTCACCCTGCCCAGATACAAcagaaataatattatgttgtgGCAGACGGTTGGAAATTCTCCATCCCTTGGTAAGTACAAGTGCCACCAATATGATATCAATGAACATCGCGAACGTTTCATTGCTATATAGATTCGACTCGAATAGTAAGAACGAACGATTTTGcgataattaaaacaacaataaaaaattaCTTGAATCGGACGTGTTAAATTTATACACCCACagaaaatgttacaaattttcaaaaaacGTTTATCcgataataaattaaaaagtaaaagtcTACTACGCTATCTAAACGTAACAAATTTAGACGTTAAAGAGCGATTAAAGCACTGACATGCATATAGCCTTTATAGTTTATTAATTATAGTAAGATGTTGCGCCTCCTCTTGTGGGCCTGCCATAATTGCGAGGaatattaactttttaattcaaattttgtcTTCCTCTGTCGTTACAAAGCAAGATTCTAAATACAAGATCCGGGTTGTTATTTAATCGgaagaaatgtatttaaatgacatacaacaagtattgttttaatactatTTTGCTGTAATTGTACTTTGGTATCAAAGTAAActgaaaaaatgtatatgcCCAACCGTAGTTTACTTTTAACTACATATTAAACAACCCAATATTAGCTACATTAGGCCACATGACGCTGCATCTACCCTGCCCTCATATTGCCTTCACTTTGGGAGAAATCCTGGTCTCAAATACAGAAATAGGGGCCATTTTATCAACCATCTCGTCGTACGATCGATTTTTCGAAAAATTTCGGGATGTCAAGACTATTTTCATCAAACGAAAAGCCAGGCTGGAAATATCACTCCATGCATATTTAGATTTACAAGTTATTTTTTCTGATGTTCGCTTAATATTGAGTTAAAAATCGTGATCTTACgatattttgtcaaacattccTCGATAAGATGGCCGTAACATACTTATTAGTCTATTCAATAAAAAGGGACGGGTCGATAATTCTCTTTTAACTAGCAAAGATATCAAGAAGACTTGTCACAGAAACGTGACATAACAGAAAACATCAAGAACGTAACACATTCCATTTCTTACAAAACAAAGTAACATATGACCACAAAGTACTATTGAGTAGATGCCAATTAATTTCTTGTGTTcttttaaatcatattgtttGGCATATATGaagatgtatgtatgtaaaaacGTAAATAACGTTACAGATATTTTTACCAGGATTCACTTTTTAAAGGGtatagtaattattttttatgttaaagaatcaAAGTTACAATCGATGTATAACGTATAACGTTTAAGTAAATGTTAAAGGTAAATGGCTTGATCGTGATTACCGTATTGGAAGCCTGGTATCAATTATTCACTGTCTGTTATTACTGTTGTGATAATTGAAGTATGGTCAGTGTAATAGCAGTCAGCGGTTCTGCAAAACACATTGAAGGCCCAAGCCCAATCTTTCACCTACTGACCTCAGAATCAATCGGGGTCATCCGCTGGTAGTGTTCAAACTGCCTACCAGGAATTAAGTTTCTAGGCCAAatgtttatcagttatttaccttgacctttgatccactTATCGCAAAATTAATAGGATTCATCCACTGGCCATGATCAACCTGCCAAAACTAAGTTTTCAGCTCAAGGTTACCAGCACATTTGCCTTAAAACACTGATCGCAAAGTCAATAGAGTTCATCTACTTGCCATGACCGACCTGCCTTCCTACTTTGAGGTTCTTCTGCATCAGCGTTCTTCAGATACTGAACGGAAACGGATTTGCCGCTTAGAGTCACCGCATCCTTGATCATTTTCTAAGTTATATAATAACCAATATAGTTCATATGCTCGTCCTTATCAAACTGCGTTACGATTTATTCTAGAATAATGGACGTGTTATACGGGGTTCGttcaatccctaacgtctaaacgggtttttGCAAAAACAGGGTGCAAAAAGAGGGgtgtgaaaaatattgaaattgtatttagagaagtattttatgtttgaaattgatgataaaggtttatatacatattttatcatataagtGCAAAGatgttttgcacaaaaacaagcattgaatgttttgaaacacaggatttaccttttcaataaaacgaaacttgacagacacagacaacaattatgccaatcataacaactcgaccatctccggcaagcttcgatatagacctcgtaaatacaatctcggcaatggccgaggtgttctcATTGTTGTCAAACTATaaaccgcagccttgcaggagCCCTTCaa
The Mya arenaria isolate MELC-2E11 chromosome 12, ASM2691426v1 DNA segment above includes these coding regions:
- the LOC128211694 gene encoding uncharacterized protein LOC128211694, whose translation is MCVHVFGNSPSPAIATYGLHKSVLMVEDTYGSDVANFVLQDFYVDDGLVSLQTPQEAIDLMKRTQQALDTGGKLKLHKISSNSREVMKAFPKEDLAKDLKDLDLGHENLPVQRSLGMNWNLDSDYFTFTISEEIKPCTRRGILSTLNSLFDPLGFISPVVVHGRIIMRDLMSKSPDWDEPLPVDTRDQWVKWCESLKHLEDLKVPRTYLEGSLSATVDQQIHIFSDASEKAIAAVAYLKTIDANGDTSVGFIIGKSKVSPKHGHTIPRLELCAAVLAVELADIICEHLHMPVGQMRFYTDSRVVLGYLHNRVRRFYVYVENRVSRILKLSRPDQWCFVPTKENPADLGTRPTPAETLQDSIWLCGPSFLLTETRDTEDMYQLHSPADDPEIRPVIQCIKTNIVSKTYLNTRGFETFSQWSRLVNALVVLKRFVRRVYRKLHGASDSIDNEHVENHELKTFARKL